A genomic region of Carassius auratus strain Wakin unplaced genomic scaffold, ASM336829v1 scaf_tig00029845, whole genome shotgun sequence contains the following coding sequences:
- the LOC113079917 gene encoding E3 ubiquitin-protein ligase TRIM39-like — translation MTGTSSGTGSYVETYVDFEDPRKQEAVGDINIEELRKHAVEITIDRERLHPDLKVSQDSKTVRDSADYNHTGDEFPIHLCAFGAQRFSSGRHYWEVELAQENTPPKNYWLIGVMKDGNLTARGKTGFTPFYGFWFLYSDGPNGFEINTNPSVKLSLTPRPERLGVLLDYDDGQLSFYNVTERKHLLTIKTKFSGSVRPLFNPGAGDQSELRILDCPKPEESAADSSQPLLSNNSADGKAGLPDLGFS, via the exons ttgaGACATACGTAGATTTTGAAGATCCGAGGAAACAAGAAG ccGTGGGAGACATAAACATAGAAGAACTGAGGAAACATGCAG ttgagatCACTATTGACCGAGAGCGTCTACATCCAGATCTGAAGGTTTCTCAGGACAGTAAAACTGTGAGGGACAGTGCTGATTATAATCACACTGGGGATGAATTTCCAATTCATTTATGTGCATTTGGAGCCCAAAGATTCTCCTCCGGTCGTCACTATTGGGAAGTAGAACTGGCACAAGAAAATACTCCTCCCAAAAACTATTGGTTAATTGGTGTGATGAAAGATGGAAATTTAACTGCAAGAGGCAAAACTGGTTTTACTCCATTCTACGGTTTCTGGTTCTTGTATTCAGACGGTCCTAATGGCTTTGAAATCAACACTAATCCATCAGTTAAACTCTCTCTGACTCCGAGACCTGAACGACTGGGAGTTCTGTTGGATTATGATGACGGACAGCTGTCATTTTACAACGTCACAGAGAGAAAACATCTCCTGACCATTAAAACCAAATTCTCTGGATCAGTCCGTCCTCTCTTCAATCCTGGAGCTGGTGATCAGAGTGAGCTTAGAATTCTGGATTGTCCAAAACCTGAAGAATCAGCTGCAGACTCCAGTCAGCCTTTACTGAGTAATAACAGTGCAGACGGGAAAGCG GGTCTGCCTGACCTGGGCTTCTCATGA